The following proteins are co-located in the Deltaproteobacteria bacterium genome:
- a CDS encoding DUF3237 domain-containing protein, whose product MPDAAPVTRATLPESRPAIADPPCFAQHIPGASAHATGPAAAPGSDSVGRRGEFRGHRRQTVKLEHLLTYRAELAQPVAVGAGPFGTRQIFDVTGGSFEGPRLRGKLLPSGGDWILIGPDGFGRLDVRATLATDDGALIYVQYFGVLDFAPAMAILGRGGESQYGELYFMTAPRMETGDARYAWLNKLVCVAEGRLGAGWVEYRVHQVSNG is encoded by the coding sequence ATGCCCGACGCCGCGCCCGTCACCAGAGCCACCTTGCCCGAGAGCCGTCCCGCCATCGCCGATCCTCCCTGTTTCGCGCAGCATATCCCGGGCGCGTCGGCGCACGCGACTGGACCCGCGGCCGCGCCGGGATCAGACTCGGTCGGGCGACGCGGCGAATTCCGCGGCCATCGGAGGCAGACCGTGAAGCTCGAACACCTTCTGACCTATCGCGCGGAGCTCGCGCAGCCGGTCGCCGTAGGGGCCGGTCCGTTCGGTACCCGGCAGATCTTCGACGTGACGGGCGGCAGCTTCGAGGGACCGAGGCTTCGCGGCAAGCTCCTGCCGAGCGGCGGCGACTGGATCCTGATCGGGCCCGACGGCTTCGGGCGCCTCGACGTCCGCGCGACGCTCGCGACCGACGACGGCGCGCTGATCTACGTGCAGTACTTCGGCGTGCTCGACTTCGCGCCGGCGATGGCGATTCTCGGCCGCGGTGGGGAGAGCCAGTACGGCGAGCTCTACTTCATGACCGCGCCGCGAATGGAGACCGGCGACGCCCGCTACGCGTGGCTGAACAAGCTGGTCTGCGTCGCCGAAGGGCGCCTCGGCGCCGGCTGGGTCGAGTACCGCGTCCACCAGGTCTCGAACGGCTGA